The Glycine max cultivar Williams 82 chromosome 17, Glycine_max_v4.0, whole genome shotgun sequence genome contains the following window.
CTAAGTTTTTGGTACTAATTGTTATTCTAGAACTTCTTAAATTATTTGGAAATCTCCTCCTCATTTGTTAACTCATAAGATTAAATTAGACTTAAaccttaaattataataaattatttttttgtttggtataTCGTTTGCAATGGAATtgagttattattattactaataaTAATGCATGTTACTGAAGCCTTTATATATTGTGTAAAATATGaagaatttattcattttatcgataaagtaattttttttaaaaaaaattgtcacctTTATATAttgaatcctttttttttcaacttccttttttcttcacgactgaaattcaaaattttgtttgaagCATTCAAACTCAATTTTCACTTGAATCAGCctatataatatttgataaattaagttttatttacAAAGGTgtttcacaaaatcatgatttgatttttttaactcgATTTTAAGTTCCAGATCATTAGTTTTTATGCATGCCAAACCATAATAAATTTAAGTATAagtgaaaaggaaaatatttctctatttgaccaaacaacattaagtATAACTCTTACTCGCACTTAATATATTGGTCCATCCGTGTCTCGTGTCTCGTGGACCTTACgagcttaatttaaaaaaaaactacaattttaaaataaatatttttttaaaaaaaaaattatcaattacactcaattatatatatttttaaaaagtcttaATAAATCTAACAAATAAtccattataaaatttttaacacaatcaaataaattttcaacataaatacaaagaaattttaaattaaacttttaggATTAATTGAGTTTGGGTTGGACTTGACGGGTGGTTGCAGATTTGTGGACTTACCTACGGATCCCGTGATCCAAACTCGCACCGTCCACAGATTATGCGGGACAACATAATCatgatttcttaaaaaaatgtaatccgTGACCCACATGGACCTCAGTCCCACGGATCAGTCTATGAACTTGAACCTCTTTATCTaaccataataataatttgatatgAAACAAACATAacgttataaaaaagaattgcaAATGATTTAGAAAACGTGAAAACTCTAGTTGATGTTTTGAGactaatttggaaaaaaaatcttctCAATAGTTTACAATCATCTCgatctaatttaataaaaaaattaaattcaacaatAGTCCCACTCGTTATATATTGATAATGTAATAGTTCTCCATTGTTGGATTCTTACTCCAAAACAGTTACAAAGTAATGAATAAGAAAAGAACGCGGAAGGTGCGACATGTGAGGACatgatttcaaaatcaaaaaagaaagaaaaaaggcttGTTGGTTGTTATGCTTTCACGCGAAGTTTAGCATCATGCATGTCCAAAGCAAGCATGGGAAAGCAAATAATAATGTGGTGCCTTATCCTTTACACTACTGCCACAGGCCAAAATACAACGGAGCAAAGGAAAGAGTGTGTGGATGGAGGGAGACACATGCTAATGTTATCTGCTTCAATAGTGAGACTACCTGtggattttcaatttttgttattgGAAGAGTTGAGATGATTTTTTCTCCTTATGGTCGAATTATttctctattattttatttccctCCAATTTGGGGGAATGAGATTGAACATGAATTTTGTTCTATTATATCGTAATCAAGATTTTAAATTACAATTGCAGTTACGATTTCGTTGCACTTTTGTATATCATGGAAGATGGTTGACAAATATAGTCAATGCAATCACACTTCAAAAACTTTAACGTTATGGCCAAAATCATAGTTACGATCTGTTTTCTAAATTTGTGATCATAACGTATCTGAACAATGGAATAAAGGTTTGCATTCCATTATGTTCTATTTCACTATGTTCCTTTTAGATTCATTAAACTTCATCTTATCtccaccaataaaaaaaataagcaaagtactttATAGTTGGAGAGAGGAGACAACATCCAAATGAGAGGATTACTGGTTAGAGGGAGGACTGATCGTGATAATATATGGATTTGGATCTTATTATGTTGTCaagtaacaaaatattatattgaaaaaagattttttttttatcaaatataattaggGAACCTCATGATAAATAATATCTCTGAAACTTTAGTCTTTAGCTGAATTGAATGCCGTTGTGTGATCTATgagtaatttatatataaccAACCTCATCTAATGAAATATAACTTTgtcattataatataattagtgGGTCCTACAACTAACCATGGCAAGTCCTTATCTGATACagattatctcttttttttctctaatatgATCATATAATGTGAGAAGATCCAAACTCATGATATATGATCGGGTAGGCATAAAGTGCCCCAATTGGTAAGCCATTTATGTCATGCCAACTCATCTGTGATTACTCaactaattaacataaaaaagaataaacacACTGATACCAACTTAAGGAGATTACATATACACATCCTCCTCACGGATGCTTATAAAATTACAGCTCTCAAATTCTACCTAATTGAGGTGGCAGCTAACTCTATTAGCTGCATCTTTCTCTACCTATAATATTGCTTTGCATTTAATAATACATTGGCAGCAGCAACCATCAAGCAACAAATCCATGCCAACTCCACTGCgtgaaaagataataataaaccCTTGCATAATAATAGAAGGTCCAAGGACTAATTTGGATTTGAGTGTCCAGAAAGCAAAGTTAACTCAATTTCAAGCTAATTTGGTCTCTGAAACACAGCATCCCCAAATTTTCTGTTTCTTTTAACATTTCGTACTTTGCATTTGCATATCACTGTTGAAAAGAGAACCCTGATTAGGTTCAGCTAACTACTCTTTATTGCCCTCATACACACCATCTCTCTTTTATTTCCTGTCTTGCATTATTTTGAGCTTCAGCAAATGTAACACTATCCTTACACATTGAACACATTACTATATATGCTCTACATCAGCGGTAACATAGATAAATCTCAATTCAGACTAAAAATCTAGAAATGAAGACCCTTTCTGTTCACCGAAGAAAGCAACCGCTTAAAAAGAAGAGACAATGCaaccatttcattttttttttttgccattgCCTCACAACTAAAGGTATACATACAACAGAACAGAAAGACAGGGCAGATGAAAAAGTTGCTTCTCTACCCCTCTTTGGTTGGTTACATGATTCTAACAGCCTATATATATTTCGGAGTTTGGACTTCGACTCCTGTCAAAGCTTTACTTTACGGTTAAGGTTGAGGACGGAGAAGCATTAATTACAGAAGATGGAGGAAGGCAATGTCTTTGGCTACTGGACAATGTAGGATTGGGTGAAGCCTCGTACCTGCTCGACTGgcttctcattttcttcttttctcctcCTTCTTGAACCCTGTCTATTGTAACTTGGCGAACCTTTGTTTCATTTAGGCTAGGTGGAAGAACACAGTTGCAGAGAAAACCTTCATATTGAGAAACAAAACTTACCATTAGAAATCATGAAATGCTTGgtagttgttttcttttttctttatcacaAGATGCAGCGCAGGAACATGAGAAATTTGCATGTGCCATTTATGACATAACAAGTACATGTTAAATGGGAACAGCTGCAGTGTAGTAAAACAGCCAGAGATTTAAATGTTGTAGGCATTAAGCATTAAACCTACTGGCAAAACTGTCACCTAATGCATGTGGTGAAGAATTCTTATTCAATAtatgattttcatatttatatccAACTGAACAAACAAGTATTCAATCCTTTATTTATAACACTCAAATTTTAACAGTCATGGCCACATAACTACATATTGCTTGGTCATGGTTGATATGCGAAAAGAAGCAAGCAAATTCTCTAGTCCAGAGCTTATATTACTTAAATTTTGAACGAGGATGAAGAGGGTTTGTGTCACTCTAGAATCTAGAGGTGAGGTATCACATGGATCCTTCAAAACATCATCTTTTTCAGATAGGAAAAAATTCATGATGAAGTATCCATTACCACAATTGTCATAGCTTCTTGCAAATCTCATAAACAACTGAATGAAAAATCAACTCATACAAACATGATCAAGAAAACAGCTAATCACAACACACTTTCCTATATCCTTTACCGAGTCTAGCAAGCCGATTCACCCATCGAGGAATAGACTTTCCCGTTAATCTGACACAAACATCTTCGCAGAAGTGGTTGCAATTTTTCTGGATAAGGTGGTAGGTGTTCCCAGAATACTCTTCAGCCAGCCTCTCCATGAACGCGCGAACATCCTTCGGCCCCATATCCGTTGATCCAATGAAAATTGATTTCCTGAAGGTGAATCCAGGGCAGTGTCTAGGCTCCACTTCAAAAATCCCAGTCGTGTCGCGTTCGTGTGCTCCAAATCCATATTCAACCCCATGAACTACAAAAAACAAAGAATCAAAGTTACTAAACCAGTTCCCAATCACCAAAACCATCACAACAACAAATACACCGCACCATAGTATTAGACTAATAGTACATTAGAATAAACATAATGAAACACACATCAtatcaaacaacaacaaaatctaCATCAGTGTGGTTTCAGTATTTTCCCCAACTCAAAATCTAGCTCaatcagaatttcaataattacatcaaaattgaaattaaattaaaattcaagtaACCCAACAAACTATATAGCAttcaattgatttaaaaaaacatagataatttcattttattccatTAGAGTTAGGTAAAAAATCGTTAATGGCGTCATCATAttactactatttttttaattaacattacACGGcccattttaaatttcattaaaaatatttaaactttataaaaacTAACCAATTCCAAGGATCTGAATTCAAATTGGTTATGCCCAATCACCGAAATTTTGTTCAATTCATTCAATAGCAAaggaaattgaagataaaaaaaataccaaaaaaaaaaaaaaaactaacggGGTTGGTTACCTTGAACACCAGAATGGTAAACTCCGAGGCCAAGCCAATAAGCGTAACCGTTAATTGGGGTTAGGTCGTAGACGTTAAGGTAAACCGGGTTCAAACCGGGTTTTTTCTTGCGCGGCACCGGAACCAGTTTACACAACATTATGGAATGGAATAcgatattgttgttgttgttgttgttttctttttctttttcttttttgatttcgcAGGTTGTGGCTTTTGGGCTATATGGGTGTGTGATATGATATGTTCGGAGGGAAATGAGGAAAATCTAGAGAAAATTCAAGGGCAAAATgggaagaaggaaaagagagtGGCCCTTGAAATTTTCTCTGATTTTGCTTTGGTGATCCTAAATACCTAattgttcttgcttcttcttcttcttctcattatATGATTGATGCTATGTGTTTTTTTCCCCTTCGCTTTCGGAACACGGAGAAGAAGAGAATCTTGCAGTGTGCTTTGCTCCCTGCCTTagcttttattcattttttttttttctcttggtgGTGCCCATTATGCATTATTTATTGTTTCGGGAAAGTAATCATCACGAGTAAAGATTTTAAGTAGTATTTGCTTTTTATTCAATCTGTATATAATCCATTTTCTCATTTAGAGATGTGTATACTACTTCCATCATTTGAGAAGTATAGATATCCCTTTTTATAACCATTAAAATAGGTTAAACATTCATGTTTTATTCATGATTAATTTCTAGTGAAAGATTTctcttatcatttttaataggattttctttctaaaatacataattaaaaagaaatttctCATATCAAACATCATCAgtcatatttttaatgaaaattaattattagtaaaattattatatactttacgcttataatatgataataaaaaataaataaattatttcttatattaattatttttactaaaatactCTTATGTGAATTAGAGAAAATATCTCTTTAATCattattctctctttttatattaagtaatgagaaaattaatattattaactaaattaattatgtatataaaaaCGAATATTGTAttcacttaaaataaaataaataatacagatattata
Protein-coding sequences here:
- the LOC100786432 gene encoding deSI-like protein At4g17486; protein product: MLCKLVPVPRKKKPGLNPVYLNVYDLTPINGYAYWLGLGVYHSGVQVHGVEYGFGAHERDTTGIFEVEPRHCPGFTFRKSIFIGSTDMGPKDVRAFMERLAEEYSGNTYHLIQKNCNHFCEDVCVRLTGKSIPRWVNRLARLGFLCNCVLPPSLNETKVRQVTIDRVQEGGEKKKMRSQSSRYEASPNPTLSSSQRHCLPPSSVINASPSSTLTVK